CGCGGCGGCCACGTCGCCGAGGAGCGCCCCGAGGGCGAGCGTGGCGGAGGCGAGGCACGCGGTCACGGCCGCCGTGGCGAGGTCGGTCTGCGGCAGTCCGAACGACCACGTGGACGCAGGCGCGAGGAGCCCGAACGGGAGGTACAACAGGAGGCCGAGGAGAGCTCCGCTCAGCGTGCCGCCCACGAGGCCCCGCCACGTCTTCCCATCTCCCAGGACGCGCTCCCCATCCCCCAGCGTCTTGCCGAAGTCCATGGGCGTGCCGCCGCCCCAGAGCACGGCCGCCGGGTTCGCGAGGAAGGCCGGGAGGAAGAACCAGAGGGCCTGGGGGATCGCCTCAAGGGCCATCCCTGCGGCGAACGGAGTCCCTCCCTTTAACCCACCGCTCGTCGCGCCGCGCATCAGGCGCGGGAGAGGCGTTTGCGCATCTCGAGATTGCCCGCGGCCTGGGACACGACCTCGTACCCGGAGCGCTCGTACAGCCCCACCGCCGTCGTGTTCCAGCGGAACACGTTGAGCGAGAGCTCGTGCATCCCCTCCTCGGCGAGGCGGCGCTCCACGGCCTCGAGGAGCCCGCGGCCGTAGCCGTTCCCCCGGAGCGGCTCATCGACCGCGATCTGGAAGAGCCATCTCTTGCCGGCGGCGGTTCCGGATCCGGGCACAGGTCCGTACCAGACCCATCCCACCCGTCGGCCCGCGCCGTCCACCCCCACGAAGAAGGCGTGGCCGCGGCTCGCGGGATCGGATCCCAGGAGGCCCGCGATCTCCTCGCGTGCCCGATCTGTGCACCCTTCCCGCGGCCAGAAGCCCGCGCGGGCCTTCGCCGCCCCGTACTCCTCGGCCTCCTGCCGCAGCGCTTCGTCGCGCTCCGCGTCGGTCATGCGGACGAGGTGAACGGTCCGTGCGGGATGCAGGGGAGAGTTGCCGCGGCCGGGGGCCACACCCCGGACCAAGACACGGTCTGCCATAGACCTTCCCCGACGCGCGGAAGGAAGAAGCTCGGAGCGTGGTTCCGAGAGTGATAATTTCCGCACCAGTCCTTTATAGCGAAACCGGGCTCGTTCGCACGTCGATCATGGACCGCGTGCAGACGTACGTCGAGGGGCTGGACGAGGCCCTCGGAGGCGGCATCCCGCGGGGTTCCGTCGTCCTTGTGGCCGGGACCCCGGGCACGATGAAGACGGCGCTCACCTTCTCCATCCTGTACCACAACGCGAAGGCGGGCTCCCGCGCCCTCTACCTCTCCCTGGAGGAGGGTCAGGAGGACCTCCGGGCCTCCATGGCGGACCTGGGCATGACGGCCCTGGACGACATCGAGCTGTACATCCTGGACATCGGGCGCATCCGCCTCGAGCACAAGGAGGAGGAGCTCTCCAAGAACTGGCTCGACGTGCTCCAGA
The Thermoplasmata archaeon genome window above contains:
- a CDS encoding CDP-2,3-bis-(O-geranylgeranyl)-sn-glycerol synthase, which gives rise to MALEAIPQALWFFLPAFLANPAAVLWGGGTPMDFGKTLGDGERVLGDGKTWRGLVGGTLSGALLGLLLYLPFGLLAPASTWSFGLPQTDLATAAVTACLASATLALGALLGDVAAAFLKRRMHKPRGAKAPGLDQYDFVLGALLASLLVAGWSVPRFFSDDAWYGLLAIILITPALHRGVNIVGYRMGKKHEPW
- a CDS encoding GNAT family N-acetyltransferase — translated: MAPGRGNSPLHPARTVHLVRMTDAERDEALRQEAEEYGAAKARAGFWPREGCTDRAREEIAGLLGSDPASRGHAFFVGVDGAGRRVGWVWYGPVPGSGTAAGKRWLFQIAVDEPLRGNGYGRGLLEAVERRLAEEGMHELSLNVFRWNTTAVGLYERSGYEVVSQAAGNLEMRKRLSRA